GAGTCGGCGCAGGTGATGAAGAGCTGCTCGGGACTCTGGCCGTCGCGGGCCAGGGCGGCCAGGTGCGGGCGGACCAGCGGGGCCACGGTGCGCTCGAACTCGGCGATGCCGGCCGCCATCGCGTCGCGGCGTTGCAGGTCCAGGCTCTGCCAGCGGGACCAGGAGCCGAGCAGGCGCGGCGTGCTCTTGGCCTCGCCGAGCCGGCCGGAGGTGGCCCGGGAGAACCAGGAATCGTGCACCTCACGGATGCGGACCTGGCCACCGGCTTTTTCGTACGACTCGCGCCAGTCCCGGATCGTCTCGAAGGCGCCGTGGTCCAGATAGTCCAGGTGCAGCTCGACATCCACCTCGGCACCCGCCGACAGGGTGGCGAACTCCCTGGTCAGCTTGGCCGACTCGATGAAGGCCAGGGTGCCGCCGATGGTGACCAGCCACTGGCCGGGCGCCCGCTCGACGGTGCGGATCTCGCAGCGGGTGAGCCGCCAGAGGATCAGCACGGCCGCCGTGACCATGCCGAGCGCGACCCCGGTGAGCAGGTCGACGGCGACCACGCCGAGCGCGGTGACCAGGTAGGTCGGCAGCTCCCGGTGCCGGGCGTAGGTGCGGATCTGGGCCAGGCTGACCAGCCGCAACCCGACCACGATCAGCACCGCGGCGAGGACCGCCATCGGGATGCGTTCCAGCAGGCCGGCGCAGAACAGCACGAACCCGGCCACCCAGACGCCGTGCATGATCGCCGACGCGCGGGTCCGGGCGCCGGCCGCCACGTTGGTCGAGCTGCGGACGATCACGCCGGTCACCGGCAGGCCGCCGAGCAGGCCGGAGACGGTGTTCGCGGCGCCCTGGGCGACCAGTTCCCGGTTCAGGTCGGCGCGCGGGCCGTCGTGCAGCCGGTCCACCGCGACCGCGGAGAGCAGCGACTCGACGCTGGCGACCAGCGCGATGGTGAGCACCGCGACGGTGATCTCGCGCAGTGGGGCGTCCGGCCAGGCCGGGGTGATCAGCTCGGCGAGCGGTTCCTCGGGGAGCCGGACGCGATCCACGTCGGCGCCGGTGAAGTGGGCGAGCACGGTCACGCTGACCACCGCGACCAGCGCGGCCGGCAGCAGCGAGACCCGGACGAAGCGCGGCCAGAGGATCAGGATGGCAATGGTGAGCAGGCCGAGCGCGGCGGAGAGGCCGTGGTGGGCGGCGATCTGGGCGGGCAGGTCGCGCAGGTTGTGCCAGGCGGAGCTCTGCGGGGCGCCGCCGAGCAGCACGTGCACCTGGCTGAGCGCGATGACCAGGCCGATGCCGGCCAGCATGCCGTGCACGACGGCGGGCGACAGGGCGAGGGCGGCGCGGCCCAGGCGCGAGGCGCCGAGCAGGATCTGGACGATCCCGGCGACGGCCACGATGGCGGCGGTGCCGGCGAAGCCGAAATCGGCGACGGCGCCCGCCACGATCACCGTGAGCCCGGCGGCCGGGCCGCTGACCTGGAGGGGGGCGCCGCCCAGGGCGCCCGCGACGATGCCGCCCACGACGGCGGCGACCAGTCCCGCGAAGAGCGGGGCCCCCGATGCCGCGGCGATACCCAGCGACAACGGGATGGCGATGAGGAATACGACGATGGACGCCGGCAAGTCCCGGCGCAACAGCTGCGTCAAGTCGGACATTTCGTAAATGTACCGAAAATTGGTTTCGGTGCCTTTACGGCGCGGGCACATCCAGGAAAAGCACAGCCCTTTCCCGAGGACTTCCCAGGAATTGGGATGAATCGCACAAAACGTGCGGCATTAGGCGCCTTTGCTACGCCTTCCAGACGTCCTGGTTGGCCTCGTACATCTCGCGAAGGATGGCCGGGACGTCGTAGGTCAGCTTCCACTCCGGGTAGTGCTCCTCGAACCGGGCGGTGCTGCTGATCCACCACTGGTGGTCGCCCATCCGGCTCTCGTCGACATACTCCGTCCGCGCCTCGCGACCGGTGATCTCCTCGGCGATCTTGAAGGCCTCGATGTGGCTGCAATTGGAGAACCGGCCGCCGCCCATGTTGTAGATCTCGGCGACCCGGGGCGCCCGCTGGAACGCCTCGAACGCCGACACCAGGTCGTGCGAGTGGATGGCGTCGCGGACCATCTTCCCTTTGTAGCCGAAGATCTTGTAGAGCCGGCCCTCCATGACACAGCGCATCACGTACGCCAGGAAGCCGTGCAGCTCCGCCGCCGAGTGACCCGGACCGGTCAGCGTGCCGCCGCGGAACACCGCGGTGGGCATGTCGAAATACCGCCCGTACTCCTGGACCATCACGTCGGCGGCGACCTTGCTGGCCCCGAAGACCGAGTGCATGCTGTTGTCGATCGACATGGTCTCGTCGATGCCGCCGTACCACTTGTGGTCCTCGGGCAGCTCCCAGCGGGTCTCCTGCTCGACCAGCGGCAGCGAGTTCGGCGTGTCGCCGTACACCTTGTTGGTCGAGGTGAAGATGAACGGCGCGTCGATCGCGTGCCGGCGGGCCGCCTCGAGCATGTTGAGCGTGCCCACCGCGTTCACGTCGAAGTCGGTGAACGGCTCGCGGGCGGCCCAGTCGTGGCTCGGCTGCGCGGCGGCGTGGATCACCAGGCCGATGTTCTTCCCGTACTCGGCGAAGAGCTTGCCCAGTCCCTCGCGGTCCCGGATGTCCAGCGAGTAGTGCGTGTACTTCGCGCCGACGTCTTTCGTCAGGCGGTCCAGGTTCCACTTCGTGGAGCCGTCGGCGCCGAAGAAGTAGCCCCGCATGTCGTTGTCGACCCCGATCACGTCCATGCCGAGGCCGGCGAAGTGGCGGACCGACTCGGAACCGATCAGACCGGCCGAACCGGTGATGACGACGACGCTGCCCATCAGGACCTCCGCTGGAAGTGGGTGCCGACACAGGAGGTTACCGGTAGCGACGAGACCCCTCGGGCACCGGTGCTGGCTCCAGTGATCACCATGCTTGCCGCACGCCGGAAATGGGCACGTGACATATCTGCCACAAGGCATCGCGACGCTGAGCCGGAGTCCCCCACATAAAGGCGGTCGTTATGACGGAGTCTCTTCCGGCTGTGGAATCCCCCCTGCCCGACGACCCGGGTTTACTCACTCTCGGTGCCGAGGAGGAGTTGCACGTCGTCGATCTGACCACGCGCGAACTCGTGCCCCGGGCGCCCGAGGTGCTCGACCGGCTCGATCCGGAGCACTTCTCGGCGGAGCTGCACCGCTCCGTGGTGGAGACGAACACTCCGGTCAGCACCACCCTGGACGGTCTGCGCGAGGGCATCGTGGCCCGCCGCCGCACCGCTGTCGGGGTCGCCGAGTCGCTCGGGCTGGGCCTGATCGCGGCCGGTACCGTGCCCCTGGTCGACCTGGACGCGCTCCCGGTCACCCCGACCACGCGGTATCGGCGGATGCTCAACGAGTACCAGATGCTCGTCCGTGAGCAGCTCATCTGCGGCGCCCAGGTGCACGTCGGGGTGCCGGACCGGGACGAGGCCGTCTCCGTCGCGCAGCGGGTCTCCCCGTCACTGCCGGTGCTGCTCGCCCTCTCCACCAGCTCGCCGTTCTGGATGGGCGAGGATTCCGGTTACGCCAGCGCCCGCTCCCTGGTCTGGACGCGCTGGCCGACCGCCGGGGACAGCGGCGCGCTGCACTCCGCCGAGGAGTTCGACGTGCTGGTCAACGACCTGATCGCGTCCGGGACGATCAGCGATCCGAAGATGGTCTACTTCGACGTACGCCCGTCCGCCCACGTGCCGACCGTGGAGTTGCGGGTCACCGACGCCTGCCCGGACGTGGACACCGTGGTGCTGCTGGCCGGCCTGTTCCGGGCACTGGTCCGGCGCGCGCAGGAGGAGCACCGGGCCGGGAAGCCGCTGCCGCCGGCCCGCCCGCCGCTGCACCGGGCGGCGATGTGGCGGGCCGCGCGCTCCGGGCTGGAGGGCGACCTGCTCGATCTGCCCCGGTCCCCCGTCCCGGTGCCGGCCGCCCTGGCGGTCGAGCGCCTGGTCGGCGAGTTGCGTCCGCACCTGGAGGCGCTGGGTGACTGGGAGCAGGTCTACGACCTGTCGGTACGAGCGCTGGCCGCCGGGAGCTCCGCCTCCCGCCAGCGTCGAGCGCTGGCCCGGCGCGGCCGGATCGCGGACGTGGTCGACCTGCTCGTGGCCGAGACGAGGGGCGGCGCGGCGGCGATCGGCAGCCCGGCGGCCCCGGCCGGGATCAGCCCCTACGCGGTCGGCGGCGACGAGGTGTTCCCGGGCGAGATCGCGCCGGAGTACACCGGGATCGTCCCGGCGCTGACCGCGCTCGGCGCGACCGGCCTGCGGCACCGCGAGGACGCGCGGGACGAGGAGCAGCGGGCCAACGGCGTCACGTTCAGCGTGGCCGGCGAGGCGGCCACCCGGCTGTTCCCGTTCGACCTGGTCCCGCGCGTGGTCCCGGCCGCCGACTGGGCGGCGCTGCGCTCCGGGCTGACCCAGCGGGTGCGCGCGCTGAACGCGTTCCTCGCCGACGTGTACGACCAGCGCCGGATCGTCGCGGAGGGGGTCGTGCCGGAGTGGGTGATCGACGGCTCCCCGGAGCTGCGGGCCAGCGGCGCACTGGTGTCCGGCTCCGCGGTCCGGGCCCAGGTGGCGGGCGTCGACCTGGTCCGGGACGCGGACGGCAAGTGGTGCGTGCTGGAGGACAACCTGCGGGTGCCGTCCGGGATCGCGTACGCGATGCAGAACCGTCGCCTGACCGAGAGCATCCTCCCCGAGCTGCCCCGCCCGGCCGACCTGATCTCCGTCGACGACACCCCCCGGTTCCTGCGGGAGGCCCTGCTCGCCGGGGCCACCGTCGACGATCCGGCGCTGGTCGTGCTCAGCCAGGGCCCGGAGGACTCGGCCTGGTTCGAGCACCGGATGCTCGCCGAGGCGATGGGCGTGCCGGTGGTGCGCAGCACCGAGCTGTTCGTCGAGGACGGCCGCGTGCACCGGCTGCGCGACGGCAAACGCTACCGGGTGGACGTGATCTACCTGCGGATGGGCGAGGACAGCCTGGTGCACTCGCCGGGCGCGGACGGGATGCCGCTGGGCCCGAGCCTGGTGGCCGCGCTGCACGCCGGGACGGTCACGCTGGCGAACGCGCTGGGCAACGGGATCGGGGACGACAAGGCCGTCTACGCGTACGTGCCGAAGATGGTCGAGTTCTACCTGGACGAGAAACCGCTGCTGGCCGACGTGCCGACGTACCTGTGCGGCATCCCCGAGCAGTGCGCCGAGGTGCTCACCCGGCTGGACGAGCTGGTCTGCAAACCGGTCGACGGCTACGGCGGCGACCGGATCGTGATCGGCCCGCACGCCACCGCCGACGAGCTGGACGCCCTGCGCCGGCAGATCCGGACCGCCCCGCACCGCTGGGTCGCGCAGGAGCTGGTCCAGCTCTCCACCCATCCGGTCTTCGACGGCCACCAGCTCGCGCCCCGGCACGTGGACCTGCGCGCGTTCGTGTTCACCGGCGCGCGGGAGTCCGTCGTCGCTCCGGCCGCGCTGACCCGGGTGGCCCCGGCAGGCTCCATGATCGTCAACTCGTCGCGCGGCGGCGGGTCCAAGGACACCTGGCTTCTGGGAGGCGAATGATGTGTGGCATAGCCGGAGAGATCCGGTACGGGGAGCGTCCGGCGGACGCCGAGGCGGTCCGCCGGATGTTGCCCACCATGGAGTCCCGCGGGCCGGACGGTTCCGGGATCTGGGAGCACGGGCGGATCGTTCTCGGCCACCGGCGCCTGAAGATCATCGATCTGAGCGAGAACGGCGCGCAGCCGATGACCGACGACGAGCTCGGGCTGACCGTGGTCTTCAACGGTTGTGTCTACAACTACCGGGAGCTGCGTGCGGAGCTGGAGGGTGCGGGCTACCGGTTCTTCTCCACCTCGGACACCGAGGTGATCCTGAAGGCGTATCACCGGTGGGGCGCCGACTGCGTCACCCGCTTCCTCGGGATGTTCGCCTTCGCGATCGCCGAGCACGACAGCGGGACGGTCACGCTGGCCCGCGACCGGCTCGGGATCAAGCCGTTGTATCTGGCCGAGACGCCGGGCGGGGTGCGCTTCGCGTCGACGCTCCCGGCGCTGCTCGCCGCCGGCGGCGTGGACACCACGATCGACAAGGTCGCGTTGCAGCACTACATGACGTTCCACTCGGTCGTGCCGGCGCCGCGGACCATCCTGTCCGGCATCCGGAAGCTCCCGCCCGCGACGGTGCGGGTGGTCCGGGCCGACGGCGCGGTCACCGACCGCTGCTATTGGGAGGCCGACTTCCGGCGTACGGCGGCGATCGCCCCCGGTGACTGGGCCGCGGCCGTCCGCGAGAAGCTGAACGTGGCCGTACGCCGGCGCATGGTCGCCGACGTGCCGGTGGGCGTGCTGCTCTCCGGCGGGCTGGACTCCAGCCTGATCGTGGCGCTGCTGGCGGAGCAGGGACAGGCCGGGCTCACCACGTTCAGCATCGGCTTCGAGTCCGGTGGCGGCGAGAGCGGCGACGAGTTCGTCTACTCGGATCTGATCGCCAAGCAGTTCGACACCGAGCACCACCAGATCAGAATCGGACGTGACCGTTTCCTGCCGGCCGTCGACCGGACCGTCGCGGCGATGAGCGAGCCGATGGTCAGTCACGACTGCATCGCGTTCCACCTGCTCAGCGAGGACGTGGCGAAACAGGTCACGGTCGTGCAGTCCGGCCAGGGAGCGGACGAGATCTTCGCGGGGTACAGCTGGTATCCGCCGCTCGCCGGGGTGCCGCGGGACCGGGCCGTCGACGCGTACGCGAAAGAGTTCTTCGATCGTCCGCACCGCGACCTGACGCGGCAGCTCAATCCGGCCTGGCACCTCGACCGGGACCACGCGCGGGAGTTCGTCGCGGAGAGTTTCGCCCGGCCCGGGGCCGAGACCGCGGTGGACGCGGCGCTGCGGCTCGACTCGCAGGTGATGCTCGTCGACGATCCGGTCAAACGGGTCGACAACATGACCATGGCGTGGGGCCTCGAAGCTCGCGTACCCTTCCTCGATCACGAGCTGGTCGAGCTCGCCGCCGCCTGCCCGCCCGAGCTGAAGCTGGCGTCGGACGGCAAGGGTGTGCTCAAGGACGCGGCCCGCGGGCTGGTGCCGGACGAGGTGATCGACCGCACCAAGGGCTATTTCCCGGTTCCCGGGATCCGGCATCTGGAGGGCGAGATGCTGGCGAAGGTGCGCGACGCGTTGCACGCCCCGGCCGCGCGGCATCGCGGGCTGTTCCGGCCGGAGTACGTGGACGCCCTGCTCGCCGACCCGAACACCCCGCGGACCACACTCGGGGCCAACCAGTTGTGGCAACTCGCGCTGCTGGAGATGTGGTTGCAGGACAAGAAGCTCTAGGAGGTACGTCTTGGAGGGCCAGCTCCATCGCGTCGACGTGACCGTGCTGCCGGCGTTCTCGCTGTTCACCTCGGCGGTCGCCGGCAACTGGTCGGTGACGCTGGCACCGGACGGGCGGCACGCGGCCTACGTCTCCGACCGCGGCGGCACCCCCGGCGTCTGGGTGCAGCCGATCGACAGCGAGCTGGCCTTCCACATCGCGTTCCCGGAGCCGGTCGCCGCGGTCGCCTGGTCGTCCGGCGGCGGCTGGCTGGCCTGCCAGCTCACCCCGGGCGGCGCGCCCCGGCACGAGGTGTGGCTGGTCCGGCCGGACGGCTCCGACCCGCACCAGGTGGCCGGGTTCGGCACGGACACCGCGGAGAACATGCGGTGGCTGCCGGGCCGGCCGGTGCTCGCGCTGACCGAGAACCTGACCTCCGCGATCCTGATCGACGTCGTCGCCGGGACCAGGACCGTCGTCGGCTCGGGCGACCTGATCTCGCTCTGCGACGTCGACCCCGCGGGGCGCTTCGCGCTGCTGCGCGTCGGTCCGCGCGGCGCCCGGCGGATCGTTTTCCAAGACCTGATTTCCGGTACGCGGGAGCCGGTCCTCCGCGGCGAGCAGGCGATCTTCAGCCCCGGCGGCGGCTGCGTGTACGCGCGCAGCGAGGAGGGCGAGTTCCCCGCCCTGGTCCGCGTCACCGGCTCCGTGGAGGTTGTCGCGGGCGGTGCCTCGGAGGTCGAATCGTTCGCGATCACCGCGGACGGGCGGACCGCGGCGGTGCTCCTGAACGTGCACGGCGGTGAGTCCTCGCTGGAACTGATCGACCTCGACCACGGCTCGACCGCGGCGCCCCGGACGGTCCCGCTGCCCGGCCCGGTCGTCTCCGGGCTGAGCTGGAGCTTCGACGGCTCCGCGCTGGCGTTCACCGCGGAGGGCCCGGGCCGGCCGCACGGCGTCTGGGTCTGCGACCGGGACGGGTCGAACCTGCGGCCGATCTCGGCGGAGCCGGCCGCGGCCGACGCGGTGCGGCCGACGCTGGAGAAGTTCAGCGCGCACGACGGGCTCCCGCTGACCGGCTGGCTGTTCACGCCGCCCGGCGAGGACGGGCCGTACCCGGTGGTGATCTGGCTGCACGGCGGCCCCGAGGCGCAGGAACGTCCCGGTCACGGCCCGCTCTTCCAGGAGCTCGTGCGTCGCGGCATCGCGGTGTTCGCGCCGAACGTGCGGGGCTCGTCCGGCTTCGGGCGCACCTTCGTCAACGCGGACAACGGGCCGCTGCGCTACGACGCGATCGAGGACGTCCGGTCGTGCGTCCGATACCTGCGGGACTCCGGCATCGCCGGACGGGTCGGGGTGATGGGCCGCTCGTACGGCGGCTACCTCACGCTGGCCGCGCTGGTCACCTACCCCGACCTGTTCGACGTCGGCATCGACGTCTGCGGGATGTCCGACTTCGCCACGTTCTACGAGCACACCGAGCCGTGGATCGCCGCGGCCGCGATCAGCAAATACGGTGACCCGGTCACCGACGCCGGCCTGCTGCGCGACCTGTCGCCGATCCATCGCATCGACAACCTGCGGGCGCCACTGCTGATCGTGCACGGCGAGAACGACAGCAACGTGCCGGTGATCGAGGCCGAGCAGGTGGCCGCCGCGCTGGCGGCTCGCGGCGCGACGCACCGGTACCTGCTCTTTCCCGGCGAGGGACACGAGCTGCTGCACCGCACGTCGCGCGCCACCTACCTCCGCGAGACGATCGACTGGCTGACCCGCTATCTGACGCCCTGACGGTTGTCCACACCGGCGGCTTGTCCACAGGGCGGGTGGCGTCGGCAAGACCGCTGATAGGGACCCGGCCACCCGATCCTGGGTACGTCTCTCCGTAACGTGGCTGCCGGCAGCCCGGATCCTCCTCGAAGTCGGCGACATCGCCGCGTTCCCCACCTCCGGGCACCTGGCCGCCTACGCAGGCCTGGCCCCGGTCACCCGCCGCTCGGGCACCAGCATCCGCGGCGAGCACCCACCCAAGAGCGGCAACAAGCAGCTCAAACGCGCGTTCTTCCTGTCCGCGTTCGCGGTCCTGGCCGACCTCTCGCCGCTTGACAGGACCCATAGGGACACCCCCGCCATACTGACCAGCGGGCCCTCCCCCAGGGCGGGTGGGCCGTGAAGTAGGCCGGTGATCAACGGTGGCCGGGCGGCCGCGTCACTCCCGGGACGGGCCGACGAGCTGCTCGAGCCGCTCGATCCGGGCCAGGAGCGGCTGCAACGCGGTGGCCAGCAGCGCCGCCGGGTCGGCGTTGCCCGCGTTACGCAGGTCCGAGAATCCGGAGGCGGCGGCCGTGTTCGCCTGCAGGTGGCGATAACCGGCCAGGGCCGAGGCGACCGCCCGGCGGGTCAGCCGGGGCTCCGCGCCGGCCGCGCGCAGCACCTGGCCGGCCGCCCCGTCCGGCTCGGTGACTAGGCCGAGCAGCAGGTGCTCGCAGCCCACGTAGTTGTGCCCGAGACCGACCGCCTCACCCACCGCCAGCTCCAGCGCGCCGGCGGCCGGAACGCTGAAGTGCAGGCCCTGCCCCGGGCCGGCCGCCTCGTCGCCGGTCAGCCGCTCCAGGTCGCGGGCCAGTGCCGCGGGCTCGATCTCCAGCGCCTGGAGGACGTGCATCGCCAGATTCGTCCCCTCCTGGATCATCGCGCCGAGCAGGTCGCCGCTGCTCACCGACGTGCGGGCGGCGGCCCCGGCCCGCTCGACGGCCAGGCCGAGCACGGTGCGGCTGCGGCCGGTCATCAGCGGGAAGCGCTCCTCCAGGTCGGCACCGGACAGCTCGGTGAGCGAGGTCTCGCGGATCGCGGTGACCCGGCGGACCGCCTGCTCCAGCGCGCGCTGGCAGATCGCCGAGACCGGCAGCCCGGTCTCCTTGACCGCCTCGGCCAGCTCGTCGGGCAGGTACACGTTGATCTTCGGCATCGTGCGCACTCCTCCGTGAGTCTTGGGGTTATAAAGCTATACCCCCATGGGGGTTACATCAAGGCGAGGCAGTGGGCAATCGCACGTTGCACCTCGGCTACCTGCGGAGAAGGCTGGAAAGGAACCTTGAACGCGCGAGTGGAAGGCACCACATGTCCCTGCGACCCGGAGCCCGGGCCTGGGCGGTGTGGGCCGCCGGCCTCGCCGCGTATGTCGTCGCCGTCCTGCATCGCACGTCGCTCGGGGTGGCCGGGCTGGACGCGCAGCACCGCTTCGACGTGGGCGCCGGCGCGCTCGCCAGCTTCGCGGTGCTCCAGCTGCTGGTCTACGCCGGCCTTCAGATCCCGGTCGGCCTGCTGCTCGACCGATTCGGATCACTCCGGCTGGTGGTCTGCGGCGGTCTGGTGATGGCCGCCGGGCAGACCCTGATGGCCTTCGCGGACGGGATCACCGGCGCGATCGTGGCCCGGGTCCTGGTCGGCGCCGGTGACGCGATGACCTTCATCAGCGTGCTGCGCCTGGTCCCGCACTGGTTCCCGCCCCGCCGGGTCCCGGTGCTCACCCAGCTCACCGGGATCGTCGGGCAGCTCGGCCAGATCCTCTCCGCCGTGCCGCTGGCCGCGATCCTGGCCGGGGCCGGCTGGACCACCGGGTTCCTCGGCGCTGCCGGGGCCGGGCTCTTCGTGTCGCTGGTGGCGATCGCCGCGCTGCGCGACACGCCGGAGCGCCGGGTCAACAGCGGTCACCCGATCAACCTGCGGCGCCTCGGCGAGGACCTGAGTGCCGCCTGGCGGCACCCGGGCACCCGGCTCGGCCTCTGGACGCACTTCACCACCCAGTTCACCGGCACGGTGTTCGCCCTGATGTGGGGCATCCCGTTCCTGATCGCCGGGGAGGGGCTGACCCGCGGCGAGGCCGGGACGCTGCTCACGATCTTCGTGATCACCGGCATGTGCGCCGGGCCGGTGCTCGGCACCCTGGTGCAGCGCTATCCGCTGCGGCGCTCGCTGCTGGTGCTCGGCATCGTCGCGATCAACCTGGGCGCGTGGGCGACGGTCATCCTCTGGCCCGGGCGGGCGCCCCTGCCGCTGCTCGTGCTGCTGGTCGTGGCACTCGGCTCCGGTGGTCCGGGTTCGATGATCGGGTTCGACTATGCGCGTACGTTCAATCCCCCGCACCGCCTGGGCACCGCGACCGGCGTGGTCAACGTCGGCGGGTTCGTCGCCTCGCTGCTCACCATCGAGCTGATCGGCCTGATCCTGGACGCCCGCACCGGCGGCAGTGCCGACTATCACATCGCCGACTTCCGGGTCGCGATGTCGGTGCAGTTCCTGGTCGCCTTCGCCGGTCTGACAGGCATCCTGCGCACCCGGAAACTGGCCCGTCGCCGCCTTGAGGAGGAGGAAGGCATCGTCATCCGGCCGCTGCGGGTGGCGCTGGCCGAGCGGCGTGGTTTAGCGGCGAGCCGAGCGGTAAAGGCGGAAAGCTGGCGCGACTGAGAGGGGGCACATGACTGAGCACGCCCAATCCCGGATCTGGGCCGGCATCGACATCCCGAAAACCCTGGCCGGCACGCTCGCGGCGGTCTCGGCCGCGGTGGTCGGGTCGTTCCTCGGGGTGGCCGGGACGCTGGTCGGCGCGGCGCTGGTCAGTCTGATCAGTTCGATCAGCACCGAGATCTACCACCGGTACCTGGACCGCGGGACCAAGAAGTTGCAGGCCGCGTTCGTGACGGCGCCGGCGGCGGTCGGGACCCCGGCGGTGGCGGCGGCTTCGCGTTCCTCGTCGTCGTTCACGGCCCCGGCCTCCTCC
Above is a genomic segment from Actinoplanes ianthinogenes containing:
- a CDS encoding MFS transporter, whose amino-acid sequence is MSLRPGARAWAVWAAGLAAYVVAVLHRTSLGVAGLDAQHRFDVGAGALASFAVLQLLVYAGLQIPVGLLLDRFGSLRLVVCGGLVMAAGQTLMAFADGITGAIVARVLVGAGDAMTFISVLRLVPHWFPPRRVPVLTQLTGIVGQLGQILSAVPLAAILAGAGWTTGFLGAAGAGLFVSLVAIAALRDTPERRVNSGHPINLRRLGEDLSAAWRHPGTRLGLWTHFTTQFTGTVFALMWGIPFLIAGEGLTRGEAGTLLTIFVITGMCAGPVLGTLVQRYPLRRSLLVLGIVAINLGAWATVILWPGRAPLPLLVLLVVALGSGGPGSMIGFDYARTFNPPHRLGTATGVVNVGGFVASLLTIELIGLILDARTGGSADYHIADFRVAMSVQFLVAFAGLTGILRTRKLARRRLEEEEGIVIRPLRVALAERRGLAASRAVKAESWRD